A section of the Pristiophorus japonicus isolate sPriJap1 chromosome 4, sPriJap1.hap1, whole genome shotgun sequence genome encodes:
- the LOC139262323 gene encoding prostaglandin E2 receptor EP2 subtype-like translates to MSNALCENITDISQQAAPTTSAIMFGAGVVGNVVALVVLGVHKRDNRSKVSLFHILVSSLIITDLMGTLLISPVVLMAYGRGRTLVDLKLCNYCAFAMAFFGLTSMFILFVMALERCLSITWPYFYQRHTSKRCGLVAIPVIYTFCLLFCSLPLLGYGQNVQYCPGTWCFIRMEVQTLEIKHRVYSLSYAILMKVLIVSILLCNVSVIVHLCRMYQRQKRRRHSTAPRLRFSQSEEVDQLILLAIMTITFVICSVPLTIRAYIGAIAQDNDYKGDLDALRCLSFNSIIDPWVFIILNTSMVKKMLSRILSCKITSKRQEHQPTSFIRIEMFKQESLWNRQS, encoded by the exons ATGAGCAATGCGCTCTGCGAGAATATCACTGACATCAGCCAGCAGGCCGCGCCGACCACCAGTGCCATCATGTTCGGGGCCGGGGTGGTGGGCAATGTCGTGGCGCTGGTCGTGCTGGGAGTCCACAAGAGAGACAACAGGAGCAAAGTGTCGCTTTTCCACATCCTGGTGAGCAGCCTGATCATCACCGACCTGATGGGGACCCTGCTCATCAGCCCGGTGGTACTGATGGCCTACGGCAGGGGCCGCACGTTGGTGGACCTGAAGCTGTGCAACTACTGCGCCTTCGCCATGGCTTTTTTCGGGCTCACCTCCATGTTCATCCTCTTCGTCATGGCGCTGGAGCGCTGCCTCTCTATCACCTGGCCTTACTTCTACCAGCGACACACCAGCAAGCGCTGCGGGCTGGTGGCCATCCCGGTCATCTACACTTTCTGCCTCCTCTTCTGCTCGCTGCCCCTGCTGGGCTATGGCCAAAACGTGCAGTACTGCCCGGGCACCTGGTGCTTTATCAGGATGGAAGTCCAGACGCTGGAGATAAAGCACCGCGTTTATTCCCTGTCCTATGCCATCCTGATGAAGGTGCTGATCGTTTCCATCTTGCTGTGCAACGTCTCGGTTATAGTCCACCTCTGCCGAATGTATCAGAGGCAAAAGAGGCGGAGACACTCGACTGCACCTCGGCTAAGATTTTCTCAGTCGGAAGAAGTAGACCAGCTCATTCTTTTAGCTATCATGACCATTACGTTTGTGATCTGTTCTGTGCCTCTCACG ATTCGTGCATACATCGGGGCAATTGCTCAAGACAATGACTACAAAGGGGACCTTGACGCCCTCCGATGCTTATCATTTAATTCAATAATTGATCCATGGGTTTTTATTATTCTAAATACATCTATGGTTAAAAAGATGTTGTCCAGGATATTGTCCTGTAAAATTACTTCTAAAAGACAAGAACATCAGCCTACATCTTTCATAAGGATTGAAATGTTCAAACAAGAGTCACTTTGGAACAGACAGTCCTGA